A genomic region of Miscanthus floridulus cultivar M001 chromosome 3, ASM1932011v1, whole genome shotgun sequence contains the following coding sequences:
- the LOC136544705 gene encoding plant cysteine oxidase 2-like, whose amino-acid sequence MLPAVGAAAVAAVATVAAPPQATSGQAEQPSVCARDPWSSPATPPPPSTPTVGRSREPAAPLLCFPTRGVMLEFDEVQGPNCEVNDSYRMKPEDVDLSPDLKFFGTRDAVQGNPTITHTTIYKCPNFSMVILFLPRNAVIPLHNHPGMTVFSKLLLGPMHIKSYDWVAPDYDPSVSSYSSSADEQYLLSAVRLAKMVVDDVFTAPCDTSVLYPITGGSMHRFTTIAPCAILDILGPPYSIEEDRDCTYYTDIPYTHYSRIGPSKDMS is encoded by the exons atgctccccgccgtcggagCAGCTGCCGTCGCCGCCGTGGCTACTGTGGCCGCGCCACCACAGGCCACATCGGGCCAAGCTGAGCAGCCCAGCGTGTGCGCGCGGGACCCCTGGTCCTCCCCCGCCACTCCACCGCCACCATCGACGCCCACAGTCGGCCGGAGCCGCGAGCCGGCCGCTCCTCTGCTCTGTTTTCCGACCAGGGGCGTCATGCTAGAATTCGACGAAGTTCAGggtcctaactgcgaagtcaatgactcat ACAGGATGAAGCCGGAAGATGTCGACCTAAGCCCAGATCTCAAGTTCTTCGGGACTAGAGATGCTGTTCAAGGAAACCCCACAATTACACACACGACAATATACAAATGCCCGAATTTTTCA ATGGTTATCTTATTTTTGCCACGAAATGCGGTCATCCCTCTCCACAATCACCCTGGAATGACTGTGTTCAGCAAGCTCCTCCTCGGGCCCATGCATATAAAGTCATATGACTGGGTTGCTCCTGATTATGATCCATCAGTGAGCAGCTATTCATCGTCGGCTGATGAGCAAT ATTTGCTTTCTGCTGTGAGATTGGCAAAAATGGTGGTGGATGATGTTTTCACCGCGCCATGCGACACCTCAGTCCTTTATCCGATAACAGGAGGAAGCATGCATCGATTTACCACAATTGCGCCTTGCGCAATCCTCGACATTCTTGGCCCCCCGTACTCCATAGAAGAGGACAGGGACTGCACATACTACACTGATATTCCTTATACACACTATTCAA GGATTGGCCCTTCGAAAGACATGTCGTGA